From Hoeflea sp. 108:
CAAGGGCGATGCCCGGCTGATGGCCGTGGGCGGGCCGGTGGCGGTCACCGGCTTCGCGCTGATCGCGCTGTCGTTCGCAGTGCTGACGGCCGCCTATGTCCAGTCGGACTTCTCGCTGGTCAACGTCTGGGAAAACTCCCACTCGCTGCAGCCGCTGCTCTATAAGATCACCGGTACCTGGGGCAACCACGAAGGCTCTATGCTGCTCTGGGTGCTGATCCTGGCTTTCTTCGGCGCGCTCGTGGCGGCCTTCGGCGGCAATCTGCCGGCGACGCTCCGCGCCAATGTGATTGCCGTCCAGGGCTGGATCGGCACGGCTTTCCTGCTCTTCATCCTGATCACGTCCAACCCGTTCACGCGGCTGGTGCCAGCTCCCATCGAAGGCAAGGATCTCAACCCGATCCTGCAGGACTTCGGCCTCGCGGTACACCCGCCGCTACTCTATCTCGGCTATGTCGGCTTCTCCGTCTGCTTCTCCTTTGCCGTCGCCGCGCTGATCGAGGGGCGCATCGATGCCGCATGGGCGCGCTGGGTGCGGCCGTGGACCCTGATGGCTTGGGTGTTCCTGACCGGCGGCATCGCCATGGGCTCCTACTGGGCCTATTACGAGCTCGGCTGGGGCGGCTTCTGGTTCTGGGACCCGGTCGAAAACGCGTCGTTCATGCCTTGGCTCGCCGGCACGGCACTGCTGCACTCGGCCATCGTCATGGAAAAGCGCTCGGCGCTGAAGATCTGGACGCTGCTGCTTGCCATCCTGACCTTTTCGCTGTCGTTGCTCGGCACCTTCCTTGTGCGCTCGGGCGTCTTGACCTCGGTCCACGCCTTTGCCAGCGATCCCAGCCGCGGCGTCTTCATCCTCTGCATCCTGATGCTGTTCATTGGCGGCTCGCTGGCCTTGTTCGCGCTGCGGGCGTCGTCGCTCACCGCGGGCGGCCTGTTCCATCCGATCTCGCGTGAAGGCGCGCTGGTGCTGAACAATCTGTTCCTCACCACGGCAACCGCGACGGTCTTGATCGGCACACTCTATCCGCTGCTGGTCGAGGCCCTGTTCGGCGACAAGATTTCGGTCGGCGAGCCCTTTTTCAATCTGACCTTCGGCCCGCTGATGTTGCCGCTGCTGCTGCTGGTACCCTTCGGCCCGCTGCTTGCCTGGAAGCGCGGCGACATCGCCGCAGCCTCGCAGCGCCTGATGTTTGCGTTTGGCGCAGCCCTTCTGGCCGTGCTCGTCACCTTCCTGTTCGTCGATGGCGCGTCGGTCTTCGCAGCCCTTGGGGCCGGCCTGTCGGCCTGGCTGGTTCTGGGGTCGCTGACCGACCTCGTGCTGAAGTCGGGTCTCGGCAATGTGACACCGCGCATCGCCCTGCGCCGCTTCCTCGGCTTGCCGCGTTCGGTCTTCGGCACCGCACTTGCCCATCTCGGGCTTGGGCTGACCCTGCTCGGCATCGTCTCGGTCCTGTCGTTCCAGAAAGAGGCGATCTTGGTGATGAAGCCGGCGCAGGTGCTGGAGATCGGTGGACACC
This genomic window contains:
- a CDS encoding heme lyase CcmF/NrfE family subunit, with product MVETGHFALILALALSLVQSLVPLYGAHKGDARLMAVGGPVAVTGFALIALSFAVLTAAYVQSDFSLVNVWENSHSLQPLLYKITGTWGNHEGSMLLWVLILAFFGALVAAFGGNLPATLRANVIAVQGWIGTAFLLFILITSNPFTRLVPAPIEGKDLNPILQDFGLAVHPPLLYLGYVGFSVCFSFAVAALIEGRIDAAWARWVRPWTLMAWVFLTGGIAMGSYWAYYELGWGGFWFWDPVENASFMPWLAGTALLHSAIVMEKRSALKIWTLLLAILTFSLSLLGTFLVRSGVLTSVHAFASDPSRGVFILCILMLFIGGSLALFALRASSLTAGGLFHPISREGALVLNNLFLTTATATVLIGTLYPLLVEALFGDKISVGEPFFNLTFGPLMLPLLLLVPFGPLLAWKRGDIAAASQRLMFAFGAALLAVLVTFLFVDGASVFAALGAGLSAWLVLGSLTDLVLKSGLGNVTPRIALRRFLGLPRSVFGTALAHLGLGLTLLGIVSVLSFQKEAILVMKPAQVLEIGGHHLRFDGLHPVRGPNFTEDQGRFSLLDDNGKPTAEIMSAKRFYPVRQMPTTEAGIRTMWLSQLYVALGDETADGSVVVRVWWKPLVTLIWGGALVMMVGGFVSLMDRRLRVGAPARRKTVEAKASPVTS